Proteins from one Candida orthopsilosis Co 90-125, chromosome 2 draft sequence genomic window:
- a CDS encoding Hfm1 protein (intron location unsure; similar to C. parapsilosis CPAR2_104140 and C. albicans orf19.810; S. cerevisiae homolog HFM1 has DNA helicase activity, has role in DNA unwinding involved in replication, synapsis, reciprocal meiotic recombination and localizes to nucleus), which produces MSFLNNLNAFLESDDKHILISIDLVNEPVARYDPPFVPSSPSQEEKRLPFILKDLNSFRYNESLDANVSPVRSSSVNQSYDLINSNHDYLRTHDSHLNSTFSSVVPKLKVNVLSSSQRCVFPFDKFNEMQSKCFNVVYGTTKNCVLSSPTGSGKTVVFELAILRANETLYDCKVLYLAPTRALCSERKDDWSKKFAPLGITVGMLTGDTSYRETESVRNSRVIISTPEKWDMITRKWNDYKKLFSLVKLLLVDEVHVLKEPRGATLEVVMTRMKRICVGLRILAISATVANAHDISTWLDAETLIFGEEYRAVKLQKIVYGYKPNNENDFSFDNQLNSKLVEVIEKHSTGKPVLIFCATRNSCQFTAKFLAEKICAKGVVLKLKDRELANLMKTGVGYHHAGLTYADRKLIEAAFLNGDLGYLCCTSTLAVGINLPAYLVIIKGTRCWCESTFQEYSETDILQMIGRAGRPQFENEGVSIIMTNSKLKLKYERLIMGTEKVESSLHLNFSENLLAEIAVGNISSIDDALSWLKTTYFYVRFLINPSYYDIPKPTTTEENLLRFCMNQTDKLIKEDLIHDFKCTKFGLSMTMHYIKFDTMKVILNASGQLNISELFDILAKAAEFSEVKIKHQEKRLYKELNKSPLMRYPSESKVSTIIQYELGGLEFPNYNGAQKLQSSFLGDKFFVFKHVSRILRAMMDVFVEKKNAKSLVNSGYVMRSITAKGWEGSPNELKQLDTVGIKSIKKLVNHNVLTLMDAKTLSQTQIEQFLGLKVGAGAKLKRALSSIPKIDVDAHLNGSEVQINIRIEPITKIFKNETLYLQVISFSGDRLVDFRRASLKNFTDGGFVVPYCGQMVEIEASVMCGVFRKVSVGESKKPIEDVDPNFEFSSSLTSLSDIFAIQHVQKDASQDKCKNACLIEGVEEENNSGTSHLLSSSSTKAIVDAAPLVAIRKCSKKKVRRKRSIFDVHSDDSDDAVSNNIAERKKPKDNSNKAPVKTDTLLRESGERVGKESLRQKETKLESNERNREGRSEVHAENQVKSDCTSWDTTELSDGMRATEGLNKGSSNPKIEEEAPTNSKKESISFHSVSTRSTAKHFDVHLDKDGSQITQVDDDVLEEFQQFFGSDVLVE; this is translated from the exons ATGTCattcttgaacaatttaAATGCGTTTCTAGAGTCGGATGATA AACATATACTAATCAGTATTGATTTGGTGAATGAGCCTGTGGCAAGATATGATCCTCCATTTGTCCCTTCATCACCTTctcaagaagaaaagagatTGCCCTTTATCCTCAAAGACTTGAATCTGTTCAGGTATAATGAAAGTCTCGATGCCAATGTGTCTCCCGTTCGTTCACTGTCAGTTAATCAGAGCTACGACTTGATCAATAGCAATCATGACTACCTTCGTACGCATGACTCACATCTAAATTCCACATTCTCATCTGTggttccaaaattgaaggtTAATGttttgctgctgctgcagAGATGCGTATTCCCGTTTGACAAATTTAACGAAATGCAATCAAAGTGCTTTAATGTTGTATACGGAACCACAAAGAATTGTGTTCTCAGTTCTCCCACAGGTTCAGGTAAAACTGTGGTGTTTGAATTGGCAATATTACGTGCGAATGAAACCTTATACGACTGCAAGGTGCTTTACCTAGCTCCAACAAGAGCCTTGTGTAGTGAACGAAAAGATGACTGGTCCAAAAAGTTTGCCCCACTTGGCATAACAGTTGGTATGTTGACAGGTGACACATCATATAGAGAGACAGAAAGCGTACGCAACTCAAGAGTCATTATTTCAACCCCAGAAAAGTGGGACATGATTACCAGAAAATGGAACGACTACAAAAAGTTGTTTAGCTTGGTCAAATTGCTTCTTGTGGATGAGGTACACGTACTTAAGGAGCCACGTGGTGCAACTTTGGAGGTGGTCATGACTCGAATGAAGAGAATCTGTGTGGGGTTGAGAATCTTGGCAATATCTGCCACAGTTGCAAATGCTCATGATATTTCAACTTGGCTCGATGCTGAAACACTAATTTTTGGTGAAGAATATCGTGCAGTtaagttgcaaaaaattgtttacGGTTACAAACCCAACAATGAGAATGACTTCTCTTTCGATAATCAGTTGAATTCAAAGTTGGTTGAGGTTATAGAGAAGCATTCAACAGGAAAGCCTGTATTGATTTTCTGTGCAACTAGAAATAGTTGCCAGTTTACAGCAAAGTTCTTAGCTGAGAAGATATGTGCAAAGGGAGTTGTTTTAAAACTAAAGGATAGAGAATTAGCCAATTTAATGAAGACTGGTGTTGGATATCACCATGCGGGATTAACTTATGCTGATCGAAAACTAATTGAGGCTGCTTTCTTGAATGGCGACTTGGGGTATCTATGTTGTACTTCAACGCTTGCTGTGGGTATCAATCTACCTGCATATTTAGTTATTATCAAAGGCACAAGGTGCTGGTGTGAAAGCACATTTCAGGAGTATTCAGAGACAGACATCTTGCAAATGATTGGTAGGGCAGGGAGAccacaatttgaaaatgaaggGGTATCTATTATCATGACTAACAGCAAGCTAAAGCTAAAATATGAACGGTTGATTATGGGAACCGAAAAGGTCGAGAGTTCGTTGCATTTGAACTTTTCCGAGAATCTTTTAGCAGAAATCGCTGTCGGTAATATTAGCTCAATTGATGACGCGCTCAGTTGGTTAAAAACCACATACTTTTACGTTCGGTTTCTCATCAATCCTCTGTATTATGATATTCCTAAACCAACTACAACAGAAGAAAACTTGCTTAGGTTTTGTATGAACCAAACAGATAAGTTAATTAAAGAGGATCTAATTCATGATTTCAAGTGTACAAAGTTTGGACTATCCATGACTATGCATtatatcaaatttgatactATGAAAGTGATTTTAAATGCTAGTGGGCAGCTTAATATATCCGAATTGTTCGATATTCTTGCCAAGGCTGCAGAGTTCAGTGAAGTCAAGATCAAGCATCAAGAAAAGAGATTGTATAAGGAGCTAAACAAGTCCCCCTTGATGAGATATCCATCAGAATCAAAAGTGAGCACCATAATTCAGTATGAACTTGGTGGTTTGGAATTTCCAAACTACAACGGAGCTCAAAAGTTGCAATCAAGTTTTTTAGGTGACAAGTTTTTTGTGTTCAAACATGTATCGCGGATACTCAGGGCAATGATGGACGTATTCgttgagaaaaagaatgcAAAGTCTTTGGTAAATCTGGGATATGTCATGCGTTCTATTACAGCTAAAGGATGGGAAGGATCACCTAATGAGCTTAAACAGCTTGATACTGTTGGTATCAAGAGTATCAAGAAGTTGGTGAACCATAATGTGCTTACGTTGATGGACGCTAAAACATTGTCGCAAACACAAATTGAGCAATTTTTGGGCCTAAAGGTTGGAGCTGGtgctaaattgaaaagggCATTGTCATCGATACCTaagattgatgttgatgcCCATTTGAATGGATCGGAGGTTCAGATAAATATAAGAATTGAACCCATCACgaaaatcttcaaaaatgaaactCTTTATTTGCAGGTGATAAGCTTTAGTGGTGATAGACTTGTCGACTTTAGAAGGGCTTCTTTGAAGAACTTTACTGATGgtggttttgttgttccatATTGTGGTCAgatggttgaaattgaggcCAGTGTCATGTGTGGCGTTTTTCGAAAAGTCAGTGTTGGGGAATCCAAAAAGCCCATAGAGGACGTTGAcccaaattttgaattctCTTCATCCTTAACTTCATTGAGCGATATATTTGCCATTCAGCATGTACAGAAAGACGCTTCCCAAGACAAATGCAAGAACGCATGTTTGATTGAAGGTGTAGAGGAAGAAAACAATTCTGGTACTTCCCATTTGCTTTCTAGTTCGTCTACCAAGGCAATTGTGGATGCGGCTCCTCTCGTTGCGATTCGAAAATGctcaaagaagaaggttaGGAGAAAAAGATCGATCTTTGATGTTCATTCTGATGACTCAGATGATGCAGTTTCAAACAACATCGCCGAGAGGAAAAAGCCGAAAGATAACCTGAATAAAGCACCAGTCAAGACTGACACCTTGTTGCGTGAAAGTGGTGAGCGCGTTGGCAAGGAGTCTTTGCGTCAGAAAGAAACAAAGCTAGAGTCAAATGAGAGGAACAGAGAAGGCAGAAGTGAAGTTCATGCTGAAAATCAAGTCAAAAGCGATTGTACGAGCTGGGACACCACTGAACTACTGGATGGTATGAGGGCAACTGAAGGCCTCAATAAGGGAAGTTCAAATCCGAAGATTGAGGAAGAAGCCCCTACAAATTCTAAAAAggaatcaatttcattccACAGTGTAAGTACTAGAAGCACTGCCAAGCATTTTGATGTACATCTTGATAAAGATGGCTCACAAATTACTCAGgtagatgatgatgtcTTGGAAGAATTTCAGCAGTTTTTTGGGAGCGACGTGCTCGTCGAATAA